One Argentina anserina chromosome 6, drPotAnse1.1, whole genome shotgun sequence genomic window, TGATTCCTCAAAGTGAGCTGCCCTGATTTCAGGTACTTCATCCTCTACATCTTCCTCCATAGCCTCAGGATTCTCACTTCTCCTCCTCTCCCTTTCAATATCCTGCACAAGTAGAGTTTGGTTACTCACAAAGGAATCACATTGATCTTGCACAGAAAAAACCAAGCAACCAGGAAATCCAATAATATACCTTCTCAATATTCTCTCTGATGGCATATTTGACAGCACGCTGGCAAATTTCAGTGATATCAGCACCACTGAATCCTTGGGTATACTTGGCAAGGGCACTAAGATCCACATCTTTAGAAACTGGAGACTTCCTCAAGGCTGCCTTGAAAATTTGAAGACGGGATTCCTCATCAGGGAGAGGGATATATATCAATTGATCCAGACGGCCCGGACGTAGAAGTGCAGGGTCTATAATGTCAGGTCTGTTAGTGGCACCAATTATGAAAACAGTCTTCTTTGCGGACATTCCATCCATCTCTGTAAGGAGTTGGTTCAAAACTCTATCTGCAGCACCTCCAGCATCACCTGAACTGCTACCTCTCTGCAAGGTGTGTATGTAAAGAAATAAGCACATGTATAGATAAGGTAATCATAGATATAGGTAACACACATCATCAGAATATTATCTGACTAAAACAAAATCTGATTAGTATACTACAAACATAGGTCTGGATGGAGTTGTAAAGCACGAAATGAGCATAGGATAACTTCAAAAAATTGGAGTAATGTTAAGTGTTTTTGGATGAGGCTCTTAAATTTGCTGAGGTCACAGTAGCATACATGTTCAGAAGTTTTGAGCAAtgaacattcaagaaatcCATAGAAATACTTCTGGTTGATTGGTTGCAATAATTTAACCTAGTACTCAAGTgcaataacaaaaataaagataGATTCAAACCTGAGTAGCAATGGAATCAAGTTCGTCAAAAAATAGGACACATGGAGCAGATCCGCGAGCCTTGTCAAAGATTTCCCGCACATTGGCCTCACTCTCTCCAAACCACATAGTAAGCAATTCAGGTCCCTTGATACTGATAAAGTTAGCCTGGCACTCATTGGCAATGGCCTTGGCAAGAAGAGTTTTACCACACCCAGGAGGGCCATAGAATAGAACTCCCTTTGACGGTGACATcccaaatttctcaaatttctcAGGATGCTCAACCGGATATTGAACCGTCTGCATCACAAGACAAAACAGATATTAATGTTTAGTTAcatagaataaaaataaatctcaGAAGTAATGTTGTGTATATAATATACAACAGAACAAAATCAATCACCTCTTGAAGTTCTCTCTTAACATTCTCAAGACCTCCAATAGCATCCCAAGATACATTGGGCACTTCAACAACCTGgccaacaaaaacataaacatcaTTGGAATCTGTAACTTCAACAGTGCATTCGACCATGAAAAGAAAAGCTCCATCACTtaaataaaattctaaatacttacCGTTTCACGGAGAGCAGATGGGTTACTTGTTCCGAGAGCAGTGGAGAAGTGTTCATTTGTAACTGCCATTGAGTTGAGTATCTCAGCATCTATCTCCTCATCTTCCAAGTCAATGACATCCATCTTCTCTCTGATGCACTGAAGGGCAGCCTCAGTACATAGGGCAGCAAGATCAGCACCAACATAACCATGTGTCTCCTTGCCGATCTTTTCCAGATCAACCTATATAGGGAAAGCCACATTTATTAAGCACTTTGTCAAGGAAAAACCAGGACAACTTCGATTAAAAAGAATAAATGAATGATATTGAATCTTACATCTTCAGCAAGCTTCATGTTCTTTGTATGAATACGAAGAACCTCGAGACGCCCAACTTCATCTGGGACACCAATATCTATCTCCCTATCGAATCTACCAAACCTTCTGAGAGCGGGGTCAATGCTGTTTGGACGATTCGTAGCCCCCATAACAATTACATGGGCACGAGATTTAAGTCCATCCATCAGTGTCAAGAGCTGGGATACAATTCTCCTCTCAACTTCTCCATGTGTCTTCTCTCTCTTGGGAGCAATCGAATCAATCTCATCAATAAAGATTATTGAAGGCGCATTCTTTTCTGCTTCCTCAAAAGCTTTCCTGAGGTTGCTTTCACTCTCCCCAGCCAATTTTGACATGATTTCAGGCCCATTGATGCAGAAAAAGAAAGCCCCGGTTTCATTTGCGACAGCTCTGGCAATTAGTGTCTTACCAGATCCAGGTGGCCCATACAAAAGAATACCCTTCGGGGGCTTCACACCAATTGACTTAAAAAGCTGAGGATGCCTCAATGGCAGCTCCACTAATTCACGAATCTGAGCCATCTGCTTCCTAACTCCACCAACATCATCATAACCAATCTCATCTAATCTATCCTCGTCCTCCCGTCTTACAGGCTCCCCCTCGCAGAAGATTTCAGTGTCTGGAGCAACAACACAGTACTCAGAAGGATCAGTCTCAATAACCTTGAACTCTACACTCCTCATTCCTCCTCTCACCAGGAAGAGATCTCCCTTCCTCACCGGGCGGTAGGCCTCCAGGAAATAAGCTGCAACACAGATCAGAAGAGTATGTAAGTATACAAACCATAAAGAACTGAACTAGCATTAAGCTCCATAATCGTTGTAAACAgaacttaattttaaaaaccAGAGGACAGTCACATTGTGTAGAATGTGTTACATGACACGGATATTCATAACAGGTCCACCTTCGCAAGTGAGAGGAGTATCTTAGCTTACATGTACCTATGATGTACATAACTGATCATAGAGTTGTAATTACTATACAAGCAGATATAACAAAACAATGCTACAGGAGATATACATAGGAGAACTACATTGTTGCTAATTGTTCACTAGTGGTATACCTCTGTAGAAAGCTCAAAATTATAGAAGTCATTTCTATCTCAAGTATCCAATTTAAACTATTGTTACAGCTAGGAATATAAGGTTTAGACGGGGACTCACGTTTCAAGTAAGCGTCAAACAAACTTCCAGTAACACCTTCAATAGTGTCATCAATAGGGAGAATGTGCACACGCTTTCCGTACTTGACATCAGCACACTGGTGTACAGAAACAACATCCCCAAGCCTAACCCTCAGGTTGCTCCTCACAACCTTGTTCATCCTAATCTTTGGTTCGTCACAAGTATCGTCAGCAAGGGCAATGCAGATAGTatcctttcttttctttccctgAAAGACAGATAAACAATCAGCTCTGTTATACTTCCGAATAATTCAAGCACACACTTCAGCACCAAAACCCTGAACAACACATTAAATTCTAACGAACTAGTACTCATAACCAATCAGTCATAAATAAACAGTCCAATACACCTGAACTAGTACTAAAGGATAAGACTTTACATCAAAACCCTAACTTTCCAACAGCCAAACACACCCAATCACCAGATCTCAAACAAAACAGCAAAGACCCACCAGCCCAACTACAATCACATCCTTTTCTCACTACCCAAACCCTAATTTCAATCCTCCCTAGctcaaaaaccaaaataacCAAACACACATCAATTATATCCAACAAAAACTCAAATTACACCACCAAATCACATCAAAATCAAACCTTGATGAGAATAGTGTCGCCCCTGAAGAGCTGGAGCTTCTCCATGGTCTCTGGGTGAA contains:
- the LOC126797830 gene encoding cell division cycle protein 48 homolog is translated as MTDKAGSSSDPKGTKRDFSTAILERKKAANRLVVDEAINDDNSVVALHPETMEKLQLFRGDTILIKGKKRKDTICIALADDTCDEPKIRMNKVVRSNLRVRLGDVVSVHQCADVKYGKRVHILPIDDTIEGVTGSLFDAYLKPYFLEAYRPVRKGDLFLVRGGMRSVEFKVIETDPSEYCVVAPDTEIFCEGEPVRREDEDRLDEIGYDDVGGVRKQMAQIRELVELPLRHPQLFKSIGVKPPKGILLYGPPGSGKTLIARAVANETGAFFFCINGPEIMSKLAGESESNLRKAFEEAEKNAPSIIFIDEIDSIAPKREKTHGEVERRIVSQLLTLMDGLKSRAHVIVMGATNRPNSIDPALRRFGRFDREIDIGVPDEVGRLEVLRIHTKNMKLAEDVDLEKIGKETHGYVGADLAALCTEAALQCIREKMDVIDLEDEEIDAEILNSMAVTNEHFSTALGTSNPSALRETVVEVPNVSWDAIGGLENVKRELQETVQYPVEHPEKFEKFGMSPSKGVLFYGPPGCGKTLLAKAIANECQANFISIKGPELLTMWFGESEANVREIFDKARGSAPCVLFFDELDSIATQRGSSSGDAGGAADRVLNQLLTEMDGMSAKKTVFIIGATNRPDIIDPALLRPGRLDQLIYIPLPDEESRLQIFKAALRKSPVSKDVDLSALAKYTQGFSGADITEICQRAVKYAIRENIEKDIERERRRSENPEAMEEDVEDEVPEIRAAHFEESMKFARRSVSDADIRKYQAFAQTLQQSRGFGTEFRFPESGSAAAATGSDPFATSGAGADEDDLYN